In one Anaerohalosphaeraceae bacterium genomic region, the following are encoded:
- a CDS encoding DUF4056 domain-containing protein: MKTSTSHKKFRLSIQLMVLLAMLLEAGCAGPRQPRRRLGAFFGAPGGMTFLEPDRLGRHHYQSSSGEKVGMVYTCRGGFIDIGHVREAADRTAYLQQILYSALLEGKTQISYHIIEPSHYTALITYPPGWHTFPEEKKKALAFETSVRMAQTFTHWSLVWHEILTWFGFASSGIFSEHISAFSWEDTYSDLLGISLAGYVLRSEQPYNKGMTEALQRALAHLEVQPASVAKEAAHQIEGNWYSGGFYFFVEMKKRNFSTGLGFRPVVPLLVPGICPDAVPSPLPAPLLSSPTPEGFEADLLIYPVETERWKIYHILNLEPEMPIRPTLHFPPLLEEIRSQAQPQSRSGLSTRNSASG, from the coding sequence ATGAAAACCTCAACGTCCCATAAAAAGTTCCGTCTCTCAATACAGCTGATGGTCCTGCTGGCCATGCTGCTGGAAGCCGGCTGTGCCGGCCCCCGACAGCCGCGCCGCCGGCTCGGGGCCTTTTTCGGAGCTCCGGGAGGAATGACTTTCCTCGAACCGGACCGGCTCGGCAGGCATCATTATCAGTCTTCCAGCGGCGAGAAAGTCGGCATGGTGTACACGTGCCGAGGCGGCTTTATTGACATCGGGCATGTCCGGGAGGCTGCCGACCGTACGGCTTATCTCCAGCAGATTCTTTATTCGGCCCTCCTGGAGGGAAAAACCCAAATCTCCTACCACATCATCGAACCCTCACACTATACCGCCCTGATCACCTATCCGCCCGGATGGCACACCTTCCCCGAAGAAAAGAAAAAGGCCCTCGCCTTCGAAACGTCCGTGCGGATGGCCCAGACCTTCACACACTGGAGTCTGGTCTGGCACGAAATCCTCACCTGGTTCGGCTTTGCCTCCAGCGGGATCTTCTCCGAACACATTTCCGCTTTCTCGTGGGAGGATACCTACTCCGACCTGCTCGGCATTTCTCTGGCCGGATACGTGCTTCGTTCCGAACAGCCCTACAACAAAGGAATGACGGAAGCCCTCCAGCGTGCCCTGGCTCATTTGGAGGTCCAGCCCGCCTCCGTCGCGAAGGAAGCAGCTCACCAAATCGAAGGCAATTGGTACAGCGGCGGATTCTATTTCTTTGTGGAAATGAAAAAACGGAATTTCTCTACCGGACTGGGCTTTCGACCCGTCGTCCCGCTGCTGGTGCCCGGAATCTGCCCGGATGCCGTTCCTTCGCCTCTGCCGGCCCCCCTGCTGTCCTCCCCGACACCGGAAGGATTTGAGGCCGACCTGCTGATTTATCCGGTGGAAACCGAACGCTGGAAAATCTACCACATCCTAAATCTCGAGCCCGAGATGCCCATCCGGCCGACCCTGCATTTCCCGCCGCTGCTGGAGGAAATCCGCAGCCAGGCCCAGCCCCAGTCCCGCTCCGGCCTGTCCACCCGAAACTCCGCCTCTGGATAA
- a CDS encoding glycosyltransferase family 2 protein: MEEPKLDLSIVIPVFNEESNLEPLHREIESVLSGQGLTYEILAVDDGSTDESFETLQKIQKTEPHLRIIRFRRNFGQTAALSAGFKHARGRVIIPMDADGQNDPADIPRLLKKLQEGYDIVSGWRKERKDNPVTRTLPSRIANWLIGRITGVRLHDYGCTLKAYRAESLKSIRLYGEMHRFIPALARWGGEKVAEVVVNHRPRRHGKTKYGLNRIFKVLLDLITIKFLASFSTKPIYVFGGLGMVCLLGSIVSGAVVLYMKLALQYSMNRNPLLIVSLILMTTAVQFVLMGLLAEILVRTYHESQDRPTYVIERILEPAGSAGQDKG; encoded by the coding sequence ATGGAAGAACCCAAGCTGGATTTGTCGATTGTGATTCCGGTTTTTAACGAGGAATCAAATCTGGAACCTCTTCATCGAGAGATCGAGTCGGTGCTGTCCGGGCAGGGGCTGACGTATGAGATTTTGGCCGTTGATGACGGAAGTACCGACGAAAGTTTTGAAACGCTTCAGAAGATTCAGAAGACCGAACCCCATCTTCGGATTATCCGGTTTCGGCGGAATTTCGGCCAGACGGCGGCCTTAAGCGCCGGCTTTAAGCATGCCCGGGGTCGGGTGATTATTCCGATGGATGCGGACGGGCAGAATGACCCGGCGGATATTCCGCGTCTGCTCAAGAAACTCCAGGAGGGCTATGACATCGTTTCCGGCTGGCGGAAAGAGCGCAAGGACAACCCCGTTACCCGGACACTGCCCAGCCGGATTGCCAACTGGCTCATCGGGCGGATTACCGGGGTGCGGCTGCACGACTACGGATGCACCCTGAAGGCGTATCGGGCGGAATCGCTTAAGTCCATTCGTTTGTATGGGGAGATGCATCGGTTTATTCCTGCTTTGGCGCGGTGGGGCGGCGAGAAGGTTGCGGAGGTTGTCGTTAACCATCGGCCTCGGCGGCACGGCAAAACGAAATACGGACTGAACCGGATCTTCAAGGTTCTGCTGGATTTGATTACGATTAAGTTTCTGGCCTCTTTTTCGACCAAGCCGATTTACGTGTTCGGGGGTCTGGGAATGGTCTGTCTGCTTGGTTCGATTGTTTCGGGCGCGGTGGTTCTGTATATGAAGCTTGCCCTGCAGTACTCGATGAACCGCAATCCGCTGCTGATTGTTTCGCTGATTCTGATGACGACGGCGGTTCAGTTTGTGCTGATGGGGCTTTTGGCGGAGATTCTGGTGCGGACCTATCATGAATCGCAGGACCGCCCAACCTATGTGATTGAACGGATTCTGGAGCCGGCGGGGTCTGCCGGACAGGACAAGGGGTAA